One window from the genome of Bacillus rossius redtenbacheri isolate Brsri chromosome 10, Brsri_v3, whole genome shotgun sequence encodes:
- the LOC134535795 gene encoding uncharacterized protein LOC134535795 isoform X3, translating into MESARKQVLNEDKRRGKKRHLRLNAVRKKRKWNKGKVLRLVDGRLRYVKNHETRFSNYTSHESFSTSKHAGNIENAVERKTQTDSETCYITLSPARCSTSPGDTASHDQVDIDGAGCSFWTNEILATPQKVTTTDYPTEEYDVTGIFSDTEQESKSVTSDYAQLLEGVEKLSSPASSPEQTSPKKTFSSESSTFPIQGRRLFDVDFLFKEMSRISQHNKVFQCSFENMRLIKEHKNGMISKFDFKCNMCGTVESIFSEDPQTNKVNCNMAWVNSMLLTGQSFTQLQDITSTLEMPCMAKETFNKCQKSLSSVIHDVACQSMEAAGKEEARLAVENGSVDVDGVPLIAVVTDGAWCKRSYGNKYDALSGVVSLCIT; encoded by the exons ATGGAATCTGCGAGAAAGCAAGTTTTGAATGAAGACAAAAGAAGAGGTAAAAAACGTCACTTGCGTCTGAATGCAGTTCGAAAGAAAAGGAAATGGAACAAAGGGAAAGTTTTACGTTTAGTTGACGGCAG GCTGCGTTACGTGAAAAACCATGAAACAAGGTTTTCCAACTATACTTCACATGAGTCTTTCAGTACATCCAAACACGCGGGGAATATAGAAAATGCTGTTGAAAGGAAAACCCAGACAGACAGTGAGACTTGCTACATAACGTTGTCTCCAGCAAG gtgTTCCACCTCTCCCGGCGATACTGCTTCACATGATCAAGTAGACATCGATGGAGCAGGTTGTTCGTTTTGGACAAACGAAATATTGGCGACACCGCAGAAAGTCACAACTACTGATTATCCTACAGAAGAATATGATGTTACTGGAATATTTTCAGACACGGAACAAGAGTCAAAATCGGTCACAAGTGACTACGCTCAGCTTCTTGAAGGCGTGGAGAAACTTTCGTCACCAGCATCTTCACCCGAACAAACCTCTCCTAAAAAAACTTTCAGCTCTGAATCATCAACCTTTCCGATACAAGGCCGTCGACTGTTTGATGTTGACTTTCTATTCAAAGAAATGTCGCGCATCAGCCAACATAACAAAGTGTTTCAGTGTTCGTTTGAAAATATGCGATTAATAAAAGAACATAAAAATGGAATGATAAGTAAATTTGATTTCAAGTGTAATATGTGTGGTACTGTTGAATCTATTTTCTCGGAGGACCCCCAAACAAATAAAGTCAACTGTAACATGGCATGGGTGAACAGTATGTTGTTAACGGGCCAAAGTTTTACACAGTTACAAGACATAACTTCAACTTTGGAAATGCCTTGCATGGCCAAGGAGACTTTCAACAAATGTCAAAAATCCCTATCTTCTGTTATACACGATGTCGCATGTCAAAGTATGGAAGCCGCTGGCAAAGAAGAAGCAAGATTGGCAGTAGAAAATGGCAGTGTGGATGTCGACGGAGTTCCTCTCATAGCAGTTGTCACTGATGGAGCTTGGTGTAAACGATCGTATGGAAACAAATATGATGCTCTTTCTGGGGTGGTAAGTTTGTGTATTACGTAA